One Pseudomonas sp. HOU2 genomic window carries:
- a CDS encoding methyl-accepting chemotaxis protein, which translates to MQLWRRSIQWQLILSMGTALLVSILIVVGIYTLVVNRLAQSYLVEQALPSSIEATRNDIERILVQPLTAAKDIASNSMVRDWLASGEDSSKTAAFAQYLEGIRAEHKAFTALIIGTESNHYITEKGLDRTLSRAKPADAWFYSFLDSHQPRTLNIDNDGATGELALFIDLKVEQAGKVVGVAGLGLSMNELSELIHNFSFGERGKVYLVRSDGLIQVHPEAQFSGKRTLTEQIGASAAQAVMGQKVATSSSFQRDGEDFLAFSLPLRDLGWTLVAEVPQSQIYAEARKAMWMSGGIGLAVALVCLALVVWLAQGLVRPIRQVTAALVAIGSGGGDLTHRLDSSRADELGDLARGFNRFLDSQRGLIGEVLTTSERLRTAVGQVAKVVENTAERSGRQQEMTDMVATAVHEMGLTVQEIAQNAGNAALASQTARDEALQAREVVGGSIRHIESMSDEIGVAAGAVGELAHQVASIDSVLAVIRGVSEQTNLLALNAAIEAARAGDMGRGFAVVADEVRTLARRTQASTDEIQQMIGSLKQGAENAVSSMRTGQAATGTGVESSQRTGASLTAITGQVERISDMNHQVATATEEQSAVTEEINRNVQGISDLARATAGEVRACREDCQMLQRLADDLARQMGGFKLS; encoded by the coding sequence ATGCAGTTGTGGCGACGCAGTATTCAATGGCAGCTGATTCTCAGCATGGGCACCGCCCTGCTGGTCAGCATCCTGATCGTGGTTGGCATTTATACCCTGGTGGTCAACCGCCTCGCCCAGAGCTATCTGGTCGAACAAGCGCTGCCGTCGAGCATCGAAGCGACGCGCAACGACATCGAACGCATCCTCGTCCAGCCGCTGACCGCCGCCAAAGACATCGCCAGCAACAGCATGGTGCGCGACTGGCTGGCCTCGGGTGAAGACAGCAGCAAAACAGCGGCCTTCGCGCAGTATCTGGAAGGCATCCGCGCCGAACATAAAGCTTTCACCGCGCTGATCATCGGCACCGAATCCAATCACTACATCACCGAAAAAGGCCTCGACCGCACCCTCAGTCGGGCCAAACCGGCGGATGCCTGGTTCTATTCCTTCCTCGACAGCCATCAGCCGCGCACCCTGAATATCGACAACGATGGCGCCACCGGAGAATTGGCGCTGTTCATCGACTTGAAGGTCGAACAGGCCGGCAAAGTGGTCGGCGTGGCCGGGCTGGGCCTGAGCATGAACGAGCTGTCGGAGCTGATCCACAATTTCAGCTTTGGCGAGCGCGGCAAGGTCTATCTCGTGCGTTCCGACGGTTTGATCCAGGTCCATCCCGAGGCGCAGTTCAGTGGCAAGCGCACCCTCACGGAGCAGATCGGTGCGTCAGCGGCGCAAGCGGTCATGGGTCAAAAAGTTGCCACCAGCAGTTCCTTCCAGCGCGATGGCGAAGACTTCCTCGCCTTCAGCCTGCCGCTGCGCGATCTGGGCTGGACGCTGGTGGCCGAAGTGCCGCAGTCGCAAATCTACGCCGAAGCCCGCAAGGCGATGTGGATGAGCGGTGGCATCGGTCTGGCGGTGGCGCTTGTCTGCCTGGCGCTGGTGGTGTGGCTGGCCCAGGGGCTGGTGCGCCCGATTCGTCAGGTAACAGCCGCGCTGGTAGCAATCGGTAGCGGCGGTGGAGATTTGACCCATCGGTTAGATTCCAGCCGCGCCGATGAACTGGGCGATCTGGCCCGGGGATTCAACCGTTTCCTCGACAGCCAGCGCGGGCTGATTGGCGAAGTGCTGACCACCAGCGAGCGTCTGCGCACAGCAGTCGGCCAAGTGGCGAAAGTGGTGGAAAACACCGCCGAACGCTCCGGGCGCCAGCAGGAAATGACCGACATGGTCGCCACGGCGGTGCATGAGATGGGCCTGACCGTGCAGGAAATTGCGCAGAACGCCGGCAACGCCGCGCTGGCTTCGCAAACCGCGCGGGATGAAGCGCTGCAGGCACGGGAAGTGGTCGGCGGCTCGATCCGTCATATAGAAAGCATGTCCGATGAGATTGGCGTGGCGGCCGGCGCGGTCGGTGAGCTGGCGCATCAGGTGGCGTCGATCGATTCGGTGCTGGCGGTGATTCGCGGGGTATCCGAGCAGACCAACTTGCTGGCGCTCAACGCGGCGATTGAAGCGGCGCGCGCCGGAGATATGGGGCGCGGGTTTGCCGTGGTGGCGGATGAAGTGCGCACTTTGGCGCGCAGGACTCAGGCGTCTACCGATGAAATCCAGCAAATGATCGGCAGCCTCAAACAAGGCGCCGAGAATGCCGTGTCATCGATGCGCACCGGGCAGGCGGCGACCGGCACCGGGGTTGAATCGAGCCAGCGTACCGGCGCCTCCCTGACCGCGATCACCGGGCAGGTCGAACGCATCAGTGACATGAACCATCAGGTTGCGACCGCGACGGAAGAACAGTCGGCGGTGACTGAAGAGATCAACCGCAACGTGCAGGGGATTTCCGATCTGGCCCGGGCCACGGCGGGGGAGGTTCGCGCCTGTCGTGAGGATTGTCAGATGTTGCAGCGGTTGGCGGATGATCTGGCAAGGCAGATGGGTGGGTTCAAGCTGAGCTAA
- a CDS encoding acyl-CoA dehydrogenase has protein sequence MSETLLSSRNLAFELYEVLDAEGLTRRERFAEHNRETFDAAIGTARSIAEKYFAPHNRKGDENEPRYENSQAVLIPEVKPAVDAFLEAGFLNAARSFEAGGMQLPTLLSQACFAHFQAANAATTSYPFLTMGAANLIESFGSAEQKQRFLQPMIDGRFFGTMALTEPHAGSSLSDIRTRAEPAPDGTYRLKGNKIFISGGDHPLSENIVHMVLAKLPDAPPGVKGISLFIVPKFLVNADGSLGQRNDVLLAGLFHKMGWRGTTSTALNFGDNGECVGYLVGKPHHGLSYMFQMMNEARIGVGMGAVMLGYAGYLYSLEYARERPQGRVPDSKDPSTAPVAIIQHADVRRMLLTQKSYVEGAFDLGLYAARLFDDTTTLETEAERKQAHELLDLLTPIVKSWPSEFCLKANELAIQILGGHGYTREYPVEQYYRDNRLNPIHEGTHGIQSLDLLGRKLAQNGGAGLKQLIRLIANTAERATAYESLTALREPLEQLVARLQTVTIGLLTDLAQGKVNSSLANSALYLKVFGHTVIGWRWLEQAIRAEEGLAKGNAVDADFYKGKLQAARYFLTWEVPGCHHELALLEARDDTCLAMRDGWF, from the coding sequence ATGTCCGAGACGTTGCTCAGTTCCCGTAATCTGGCTTTCGAGCTGTACGAAGTCCTCGATGCCGAGGGCCTGACCCGGCGTGAGCGCTTTGCCGAACACAACCGCGAGACTTTCGACGCGGCCATTGGCACTGCGCGCAGCATTGCCGAGAAATACTTCGCGCCGCACAACCGCAAGGGCGACGAGAACGAGCCGCGCTACGAAAATAGTCAGGCGGTTCTGATCCCGGAAGTGAAACCGGCGGTGGACGCATTCCTCGAGGCCGGCTTCCTCAATGCCGCGCGCAGCTTCGAAGCCGGCGGCATGCAACTGCCGACGTTGCTGTCGCAAGCGTGCTTCGCGCACTTTCAAGCGGCGAACGCGGCGACCACGTCCTACCCGTTCCTGACCATGGGCGCGGCCAACCTGATCGAAAGTTTTGGCAGCGCCGAGCAGAAACAGCGCTTCCTGCAACCGATGATCGACGGCCGCTTCTTCGGCACCATGGCCCTCACCGAACCCCACGCCGGCTCCTCGCTGTCGGATATCCGTACCCGCGCCGAGCCGGCGCCCGACGGCACTTATCGCCTCAAGGGCAACAAGATCTTCATTTCCGGCGGCGATCACCCGCTGTCGGAAAACATCGTGCACATGGTTCTGGCCAAGCTGCCGGACGCTCCGCCGGGGGTGAAGGGAATTTCGCTGTTCATCGTGCCGAAGTTTCTGGTCAACGCTGACGGCAGCCTCGGCCAGCGCAACGATGTGCTGCTGGCCGGTTTGTTCCACAAGATGGGCTGGCGCGGCACCACCTCCACGGCACTGAACTTCGGCGATAACGGCGAGTGTGTCGGCTATCTGGTGGGCAAGCCGCACCATGGCTTGAGCTATATGTTCCAGATGATGAATGAGGCGCGGATCGGCGTCGGCATGGGCGCGGTGATGCTCGGTTACGCCGGCTACCTGTACTCGCTGGAATATGCCCGCGAACGCCCGCAAGGCCGAGTGCCGGACAGCAAGGATCCGAGCACGGCGCCGGTAGCGATCATTCAGCACGCCGATGTCAGACGCATGCTGCTGACGCAAAAGTCCTACGTCGAGGGTGCCTTCGATCTCGGTTTGTACGCGGCGCGGCTGTTCGATGACACCACCACGCTGGAAACCGAAGCCGAGCGCAAACAGGCCCATGAGCTGCTGGACTTGCTGACGCCGATCGTCAAATCCTGGCCGTCGGAGTTCTGCCTGAAGGCCAACGAACTGGCGATCCAGATTCTCGGCGGTCACGGTTACACCCGTGAGTATCCGGTGGAGCAGTATTACCGCGACAACCGTTTGAACCCGATCCACGAAGGCACCCACGGTATCCAGTCGCTGGACTTGCTTGGGCGCAAACTGGCGCAGAACGGCGGCGCGGGTCTCAAGCAATTGATCCGTCTGATCGCCAACACCGCCGAGCGCGCGACCGCGTACGAATCGTTAACGGCATTGCGTGAGCCACTGGAGCAACTGGTGGCGCGCCTGCAAACGGTGACCATTGGTTTGCTGACCGATCTGGCGCAGGGCAAGGTCAACAGCAGCCTGGCGAATTCGGCGCTGTACCTGAAAGTGTTCGGGCACACGGTGATTGGCTGGCGCTGGCTGGAGCAGGCGATTCGGGCTGAGGAAGGCTTGGCCAAAGGCAATGCGGTGGATGCTGACTTCTATAAGGGCAAGTTGCAGGCAGCGCGGTACTTCCTGACGTGGGAAGTGCCGGGTTGTCATCATGAATTGGCGTTGCTGGAGGCGCGGGATGATACGTGCCTGGCGATGCGGGATGGGTGGTTCTAA
- the putA gene encoding trifunctional transcriptional regulator/proline dehydrogenase/L-glutamate gamma-semialdehyde dehydrogenase, producing the protein MATTTLGVKLDDPTRERLKAAATSIDRTPHWLIKQAIFNYLEKLEGGATLTELNGLTAKDTDDAGEVHTDHAHQCFLEFAESILPQSVLRASITAAYRRPEPEVVPMLIEQARLPSPMADATNKLAATIAEKLRNQKSAGGRAGIVQGLLQEFSLSSQEGVALMCLAEALLRIPDKGTRDALIRDKISTGNWQPHLGNSPSLFVNAATWGLLLTGKLVSTHNEAGLTSSLSRIIGKSGEPMIRKGVDMAMRLMGEQFVTGETIAEALANASKFEAKGFRYSYDMLGEAALTEHDAQKYLASYEQAIHSIGKASHGRGIYEGPGISIKLSALHPRYSRAQYERVMDELYPRLLSLTLLAKQYDIGLNIDAEEADRLELSLDLLERLCFEPQLTGWNGIGFVIQAYQKRCPYVIDYVIDLARRSRHRLMIRLVKGAYWDSEIKRAQVEGLEGYPVYTRKVYTDVSYIACARKLLSVPEVIYPQFATHNAHTLSAIYHIAGQNYYPGQYEFQCLHGMGEPLYEQVVGKVSEGKLNRPCRVYAPVGTHETLLAYLVRRLLENGANTSFVNRIADQSISIQELVADPVAQIEQMATVEGGFGLPHPRIPLPRDLYGAERANSAGIDMANEHRLASLSCALLATAHNNWKAAPMLGCDSSNEAPAPVLNPADHRDVVGHVQEATVEDVDNAIQCALNAAPIWQATPPAERAAILERAADLMEGEIQPLMGLLAREAGKTFANAIAEVREAVDFLRYYAVQARNDFSNDAHRPLGPVVCISPWNFPLAIFSGQVAAALAAGNPVLAKPAEQTPLVAAQAVRLLLEAGIPEGVLQLLPGRGETVGAGLVGDERVKGVMFTGSTEVARLLQRNIAGRLDSQGRPIPLIAETGGQNAMIVDSSALTEQVVIDVVSSAFDSAGQRCSALRVLCLQEDSADRVIEMLKGAMAESRLGNPERLSVDIGPVIDAEAKAGIDKHIQGMRDKGRSVYQVAIADSEEVKRGTFVMPTLIELESFDELQREIFGPVLHVVRYKRKDIDQLIGQINASGYGLTLGVHTRIDETIAKVIDNVNAGNVYVNRNIVGAVVGVQPFGGEGLSGTGPKAGGPLYLYRLLSTRPTDAIEQSFARGDALVAPDVRLREAMSKPLNAFKAWAESNQYAELSALCVQYAAQSQSGITRVLAGPTGEKNSYAILPREHVLCLAEVEGDLLTQLAAVLAVGGSAVWPESDISKALFARLPKDVQARIKRVADWHKDEVVFDAVLHHGHSDQLRGVCQQIAKRAGAIVGVQGLSQGETNIALERLVIERALSVNTAAAGGNASLMTIG; encoded by the coding sequence ATGGCTACCACCACCCTTGGGGTCAAACTCGATGACCCGACCCGCGAGCGCCTGAAGGCTGCCGCGACCTCGATTGATCGCACACCGCACTGGCTGATCAAGCAGGCAATTTTCAATTACCTGGAAAAACTCGAGGGTGGTGCAACCCTGACCGAGCTGAACGGCTTGACCGCCAAAGACACCGACGATGCCGGTGAAGTCCATACCGATCACGCCCACCAGTGCTTCCTTGAATTCGCTGAAAGCATCCTGCCGCAATCGGTACTGCGCGCCTCGATCACCGCTGCCTACCGTCGCCCTGAGCCGGAAGTGGTGCCAATGCTGATCGAGCAGGCGCGCCTGCCGTCACCGATGGCCGACGCCACCAACAAACTCGCTGCGACCATCGCGGAAAAACTGCGTAACCAGAAAAGTGCCGGCGGTCGTGCAGGCATTGTTCAGGGTCTCCTGCAGGAATTTTCGCTGTCGTCCCAGGAAGGCGTGGCACTGATGTGCCTGGCCGAAGCACTGCTGCGTATCCCGGACAAAGGCACTCGCGATGCACTGATCCGCGACAAGATCAGCACCGGCAACTGGCAGCCACACCTGGGCAACAGCCCGTCGCTGTTCGTCAACGCCGCCACTTGGGGTCTGCTGCTGACAGGCAAACTGGTGTCGACCCACAACGAAGCCGGCCTGACTTCGTCGCTGAGCCGAATCATCGGCAAGAGCGGCGAGCCGATGATCCGCAAGGGCGTCGACATGGCCATGCGTCTGATGGGCGAGCAGTTCGTCACCGGCGAAACCATCGCCGAAGCACTGGCCAACGCGAGCAAGTTCGAAGCCAAGGGCTTCCGCTATTCCTACGACATGCTCGGTGAAGCGGCACTCACCGAACACGACGCGCAGAAGTACCTGGCGTCGTACGAACAAGCCATCCACTCGATCGGCAAAGCCTCCCACGGCCGTGGGATTTATGAAGGCCCGGGCATTTCCATCAAGCTCTCGGCCCTGCACCCGCGTTACAGCCGTGCGCAGTACGAGCGCGTGATGGACGAGCTGTACCCGCGTCTGCTGTCGCTGACCCTGCTGGCCAAGCAATACGACATCGGCCTGAACATCGACGCCGAAGAAGCCGACCGTCTGGAGCTGTCGCTGGACCTGCTCGAGCGCCTGTGCTTCGAACCGCAACTGACCGGCTGGAACGGCATCGGCTTCGTGATTCAGGCTTACCAGAAGCGCTGCCCGTACGTGATCGACTACGTGATCGATCTGGCCCGCCGCAGCCGTCATCGCCTGATGATCCGTCTGGTGAAAGGTGCATACTGGGACAGCGAAATCAAACGCGCCCAGGTCGAAGGCCTGGAGGGCTATCCGGTCTACACCCGCAAGGTGTACACCGACGTTTCCTACATCGCCTGCGCGCGCAAACTGCTGTCGGTGCCGGAAGTCATCTACCCGCAATTCGCCACGCACAACGCCCACACCCTGTCGGCGATTTATCACATTGCCGGTCAGAACTATTACCCGGGCCAGTACGAATTCCAGTGCCTGCACGGCATGGGCGAACCGCTCTACGAGCAGGTTGTAGGTAAAGTTTCCGAAGGCAAGCTGAACCGTCCGTGCCGCGTGTACGCACCGGTCGGCACCCACGAAACCCTGCTGGCGTACCTGGTACGTCGTCTGCTGGAAAACGGCGCGAACACCTCGTTCGTCAACCGCATCGCCGACCAGTCGATTTCGATTCAGGAGCTGGTGGCCGATCCGGTGGCGCAGATCGAGCAGATGGCGACCGTAGAAGGTGGTTTCGGCCTGCCGCACCCACGCATTCCGCTGCCGCGTGACCTGTACGGCGCCGAGCGCGCCAACTCCGCCGGTATCGACATGGCCAACGAACATCGTCTGGCCTCGCTGTCCTGCGCCCTGCTCGCCACTGCGCACAACAACTGGAAAGCCGCGCCGATGCTCGGTTGCGATTCCAGCAACGAAGCCCCGGCGCCAGTGCTGAACCCGGCGGATCACCGCGACGTGGTCGGCCATGTGCAGGAAGCTACCGTCGAAGACGTCGACAACGCGATCCAGTGCGCACTCAATGCTGCGCCAATCTGGCAGGCCACCCCGCCAGCCGAGCGCGCGGCGATTCTGGAGCGTGCCGCCGACCTGATGGAAGGCGAGATCCAGCCGCTGATGGGCCTGCTGGCCCGTGAAGCCGGCAAGACCTTCGCCAACGCCATCGCCGAAGTGCGTGAAGCGGTCGATTTCCTGCGTTACTACGCGGTGCAGGCGCGCAATGATTTCAGCAATGACGCCCACCGCCCACTGGGCCCGGTGGTGTGCATCAGCCCGTGGAACTTCCCGCTGGCCATCTTCAGTGGTCAGGTCGCTGCCGCACTGGCCGCCGGTAACCCGGTACTGGCCAAACCGGCTGAGCAGACTCCGCTAGTCGCCGCGCAAGCCGTGCGCTTGCTGCTGGAAGCCGGGATTCCCGAAGGCGTGCTGCAACTGCTGCCGGGTCGCGGTGAAACCGTCGGTGCCGGTCTGGTCGGTGATGAGCGCGTCAAAGGCGTGATGTTCACCGGTTCCACCGAAGTCGCGCGCCTGCTGCAACGCAACATCGCTGGCCGTCTCGACAGCCAGGGCCGTCCGATTCCGCTGATCGCCGAAACCGGCGGGCAGAACGCGATGATCGTCGATTCTTCGGCGCTGACCGAACAAGTGGTAATCGACGTGGTGTCCTCGGCCTTCGACAGCGCCGGTCAGCGTTGCTCGGCCCTGCGCGTACTGTGCCTGCAGGAAGATTCCGCAGACCGTGTCATCGAAATGCTCAAAGGCGCGATGGCTGAAAGCCGCCTCGGCAACCCTGAGCGCCTGTCCGTGGACATTGGCCCGGTGATCGACGCCGAAGCCAAGGCCGGCATCGACAAGCACATCCAGGGCATGCGCGATAAAGGTCGCAGCGTCTATCAGGTGGCTATCGCTGACAGCGAAGAAGTCAAACGCGGCACCTTCGTCATGCCGACCCTGATCGAGCTGGAAAGCTTCGACGAGCTGCAACGCGAGATCTTCGGCCCGGTGTTGCACGTGGTGCGCTACAAGCGCAAGGACATCGACCAGTTGATCGGCCAGATCAATGCGTCCGGTTATGGCCTGACCCTCGGCGTGCACACCCGTATCGACGAGACCATCGCCAAGGTGATCGACAACGTCAACGCCGGTAACGTCTACGTCAACCGCAACATCGTCGGTGCCGTGGTCGGCGTGCAGCCATTCGGCGGCGAAGGCCTGTCGGGTACTGGTCCGAAGGCCGGTGGTCCGCTGTACCTGTACCGTTTGCTGTCGACGCGTCCTACTGACGCCATCGAACAATCCTTCGCTCGCGGTGATGCGCTCGTCGCCCCGGACGTGCGTCTGCGTGAGGCCATGAGCAAACCGCTGAACGCTTTCAAGGCCTGGGCCGAGAGCAACCAGTACGCCGAACTGAGCGCCCTGTGCGTGCAGTACGCCGCCCAGTCGCAAAGCGGCATCACCCGTGTGCTGGCCGGCCCGACCGGCGAGAAGAACAGCTACGCGATCCTGCCGCGTGAACACGTGCTGTGCCTGGCGGAAGTAGAAGGCGATCTGCTGACCCAACTGGCGGCGGTATTGGCGGTCGGTGGTTCGGCGGTATGGCCGGAGTCCGACATCAGCAAGGCATTGTTCGCACGCCTGCCGAAGGACGTTCAGGCGCGGATCAAACGGGTTGCCGACTGGCACAAGGATGAAGTGGTGTTTGATGCGGTGCTGCATCACGGCCATTCCGACCAGTTGCGTGGCGTGTGCCAGCAGATTGCCAAGCGTGCCGGTGCGATTGTCGGGGTTCAGGGCCTGTCCCAGGGCGAGACCAACATTGCGCTGGAGCGTCTGGTGATCGAGCGGGCGTTGAGCGTCAACACGGCGGCGGCGGGTGGTAATGCCAGCCTGATGACTATCGGTTAA
- the putP gene encoding sodium/proline symporter PutP, translating into MSVSNPTLITFVIYIAAMVLIGFMAYRSTNNLSDYILGGRSLGSVVTALSAGASDMSGWLLMGLPGAIYMSGLSESWIAIGLIVGAYLNWLFVAGRLRVQTEHNGDALTLPDYFSSRFEDKSGLLRIISAVVILVFFTIYCASGIVAGARLFESTFGMSYETALWAGAAATIAYTFVGGFLAVSWTDTVQATLMIFALLLTPIIVLLATGGVDTTFLAIEAQDPSNFDMLKGTTFIGIISLMGWGLGYFGQPHILARFMAADSVKSIANARRISMTWMILCLGGTVAVGFFGIAYFSAHPEVAGPVTENHERVFIELAKILFNPWVAGVLLSAILAAVMSTLSCQLLVCSSALTEDFYKTFLRKSASQVELVWVGRAMVLLVALIAIAMAANPENRVLGLVSYAWAGFGAAFGPVVLISVIWKDMTRNGALAGILVGAITVVVWKHFEVMGLYEIIPGFIFASLAIYIVSKMGEPTKGMVQRFEAAEKDFHLNK; encoded by the coding sequence ATGAGCGTAAGCAATCCAACACTGATCACGTTCGTGATCTACATCGCAGCAATGGTGCTGATCGGCTTCATGGCCTATCGCTCCACCAACAACCTTTCCGACTACATTCTTGGCGGCCGCAGCCTCGGCAGCGTCGTCACGGCTCTGTCTGCCGGTGCTTCCGACATGAGTGGCTGGTTGTTGATGGGCCTGCCGGGTGCCATCTACATGTCCGGTCTGTCCGAAAGCTGGATCGCCATCGGCCTGATCGTCGGCGCCTACCTGAACTGGCTGTTCGTCGCCGGCCGTCTGCGCGTGCAGACCGAGCACAACGGTGATGCGCTGACCCTGCCGGACTATTTCTCCAGCCGTTTCGAAGACAAGAGCGGCCTGCTGCGCATCATCTCGGCGGTGGTGATTCTGGTGTTCTTCACCATTTACTGCGCTTCCGGCATCGTGGCCGGCGCCCGTCTGTTCGAAAGCACCTTCGGCATGTCCTACGAGACGGCGCTGTGGGCCGGTGCTGCGGCGACGATTGCCTACACCTTCGTCGGCGGTTTCCTCGCGGTGAGCTGGACTGACACCGTACAAGCCACGCTGATGATCTTCGCCCTGCTGCTGACGCCGATCATCGTGCTACTGGCCACCGGTGGCGTCGATACCACGTTCCTGGCCATCGAAGCTCAGGACCCGAGCAACTTCGACATGCTCAAGGGCACCACCTTCATCGGCATCATCTCGCTGATGGGCTGGGGTCTGGGTTACTTCGGTCAACCGCACATCCTTGCGCGCTTCATGGCTGCTGACTCGGTGAAGTCGATTGCCAACGCCCGTCGCATCTCCATGACCTGGATGATCCTGTGCCTGGGCGGCACCGTCGCCGTGGGCTTCTTCGGTATCGCCTACTTCTCGGCGCACCCGGAAGTGGCCGGTCCGGTGACCGAGAACCACGAGCGGGTATTCATCGAGCTGGCGAAAATCCTCTTCAACCCATGGGTGGCCGGTGTCCTGCTGTCGGCGATTCTCGCCGCTGTGATGAGCACCCTGAGCTGCCAGTTGCTGGTGTGCTCGAGCGCCCTGACCGAAGACTTCTACAAAACCTTCCTGCGCAAATCCGCTTCCCAGGTGGAACTGGTGTGGGTCGGTCGCGCGATGGTATTGCTGGTGGCGCTGATCGCTATCGCCATGGCCGCCAACCCGGAAAACCGCGTACTGGGCCTGGTGTCCTACGCCTGGGCCGGTTTCGGTGCCGCGTTCGGCCCAGTGGTGCTGATCTCGGTGATCTGGAAAGACATGACCCGCAACGGCGCACTGGCCGGCATCCTGGTCGGCGCGATCACCGTGGTGGTGTGGAAGCATTTCGAGGTGATGGGTCTGTACGAAATCATCCCGGGCTTCATCTTCGCCAGCCTGGCGATCTACATCGTCAGCAAAATGGGCGAGCCAACCAAAGGCATGGTGCAGCGCTTCGAAGCGGCGGAAAAAGATTTCCACCTGAACAAGTGA